A single genomic interval of Bacteroidales bacterium harbors:
- a CDS encoding SusC/RagA family TonB-linked outer membrane protein produces the protein MKEIRYVLMLVVCLCSFGTAFSQNEVVIRGRVIDKTERMSVIGANIVEYDKENRVVNGTVCDVNGDFVLTVKNPQNVIKVIMIGYNTKTITPGASSSITIELEPKVNQVAEVVVTARKRQELSLTNVDARDVATATVKIDMADMRESGAVSATDALQGRVAGLDIMNASGDPGSGSQIVIRGLSSMGNNRPLVVIDGIPQYKLSQDFDLSSADQEDISNELNIALQDIKSIEVLKDAASTSLYGSRGADGVLLIETYKGRLGKVQFDYTYKGSLNYQPKAIPMLSGDEYIMLQLEELHNSNGVFDIPSEIAYDKDYPGFYNYSANTDWLGALTQTGRTHDHYFNISGGGEKTRYYTSFSYIDEKGTTISTGAKDFSTRVNLDYFLSKKTLFSIQFSYSNNNVDGNAEVGGKNVREMGYIKAPNMSIWEYDAYGKPTGEYFTPINSYQGSGSTFFNPIAVAKLGKNDRKENYLQNNFTLSYNILDWVKFRETLSFQVIGKKESRYLPYNALGTDWLEWTVNKAEEGNSMETYINTESQIAFDVPFADSSDHVLSGAITWITNQASGEWMNMQSNKIPSTEITDPAVSGQINWIGDASWESRGVGALANLNYKYKDRYMIQGNIRGDAFSSFGANHRWGLFKGVALGWRFSSEPWMDNLNFLGESMIKASWGVSGRQPTNQYARFATYNSSTDYIYYPGIVNSQIQLDNLQWESITQSNIGIELNMFNDRLFIQGDLYKKKSTNILFQDYKLPTSSGFDKLGYLNAGEMVNNGWELMFDYRIIRKKDLRVSVNFNTSHNVNSFSRFPDNFNREKSTSILNEEYPLRLQEGQPIGSFFGFHYLGVYPTNEAAYAVDASGNLLRDYNGDPIPMSYGTYTFKGGDPKYADINHDGRIDLNDVVYIGDSNPDFIGGFGAAVKYKNFDLNLGFHYRMGFDIINKVAMETQGMNNKNNQSKAVLRRWRIDGQNEKDMLPRAYMGHPASNLGSDRYVEKGDYLRLLNVMLGYRFEKEFCDKLNLRTLGVTFSARKLFTLTQYSGQDPEIGQNAQDPFWIGVDEANTPPPRVYTIAVSVGF, from the coding sequence ATGAAAGAAATAAGATATGTGCTGATGCTCGTAGTGTGTCTTTGCAGTTTCGGAACTGCATTTTCACAAAACGAAGTTGTAATCCGCGGTCGTGTTATTGACAAGACCGAACGGATGTCGGTTATTGGTGCCAACATCGTTGAATATGACAAAGAAAACCGTGTTGTGAACGGAACAGTCTGTGACGTGAACGGTGACTTTGTACTTACTGTCAAAAACCCTCAGAATGTTATAAAGGTCATTATGATAGGGTATAACACCAAGACCATCACACCGGGTGCCTCCTCTTCCATTACAATTGAACTGGAACCAAAGGTTAACCAGGTGGCCGAAGTTGTTGTTACCGCCAGGAAACGCCAGGAACTAAGTCTGACCAACGTTGACGCAAGAGACGTAGCAACCGCCACAGTAAAAATTGACATGGCCGACATGCGCGAATCCGGTGCGGTTTCTGCAACCGATGCGTTACAGGGAAGAGTGGCAGGACTTGATATCATGAACGCTTCAGGAGACCCCGGTTCAGGATCCCAGATCGTAATCCGTGGTTTGAGCTCAATGGGTAATAACAGGCCTCTTGTTGTTATTGACGGTATTCCGCAGTACAAATTGTCACAGGACTTTGACCTGAGTTCCGCCGACCAGGAAGATATAAGCAACGAATTGAATATTGCGCTGCAGGATATAAAATCAATTGAGGTATTAAAAGACGCTGCTTCAACCTCTTTATACGGATCAAGAGGTGCTGATGGTGTGCTTCTTATTGAAACCTATAAAGGAAGACTAGGGAAAGTTCAGTTCGACTATACCTATAAAGGAAGTTTGAACTATCAGCCCAAAGCGATCCCCATGCTCAGCGGTGATGAGTATATTATGCTTCAGCTTGAGGAATTGCATAACAGTAATGGTGTTTTTGATATTCCTTCAGAAATTGCCTATGATAAAGATTATCCCGGCTTCTACAATTATTCTGCAAATACCGACTGGCTGGGAGCTTTAACACAAACCGGCCGTACCCATGATCATTATTTTAATATATCAGGCGGTGGTGAAAAGACACGCTATTATACTTCTTTCAGTTATATCGACGAGAAGGGTACTACTATAAGCACAGGCGCAAAAGATTTCTCGACGCGCGTTAATCTTGACTACTTCCTCTCAAAAAAGACGCTGTTCTCCATACAGTTCAGCTATTCTAATAATAACGTGGATGGCAATGCCGAGGTAGGTGGCAAAAATGTGCGTGAAATGGGCTATATTAAAGCTCCTAACATGAGCATTTGGGAATACGATGCTTATGGAAAGCCCACAGGCGAATATTTTACACCTATCAATAGTTACCAGGGAAGCGGAAGCACCTTTTTCAATCCCATAGCAGTTGCCAAACTGGGTAAAAACGACAGGAAGGAAAACTACCTGCAAAACAACTTTACATTAAGCTATAACATCCTTGACTGGGTTAAATTCCGTGAAACCTTGTCGTTCCAGGTTATCGGGAAAAAAGAAAGCCGTTACCTTCCTTACAATGCGCTGGGAACCGACTGGCTTGAATGGACTGTGAATAAGGCGGAAGAAGGTAACTCAATGGAGACCTATATTAATACGGAATCGCAAATTGCTTTTGATGTTCCCTTTGCTGATTCAAGTGATCATGTTCTTTCAGGAGCCATTACCTGGATTACAAATCAGGCATCCGGTGAGTGGATGAACATGCAGAGTAATAAAATTCCAAGTACTGAGATTACGGACCCTGCCGTCAGCGGCCAGATTAACTGGATAGGCGATGCTTCATGGGAATCCCGCGGCGTTGGTGCCTTGGCTAACCTGAATTACAAATACAAAGACCGTTATATGATTCAGGGTAATATAAGGGGCGATGCATTTTCTTCATTCGGAGCCAATCATAGGTGGGGATTATTTAAAGGAGTCGCACTCGGATGGCGCTTTTCAAGTGAACCATGGATGGATAACCTGAATTTCTTAGGTGAAAGTATGATCAAGGCTTCCTGGGGAGTTTCCGGACGTCAGCCTACCAACCAGTATGCCCGTTTTGCCACCTATAATTCTTCAACCGATTATATTTATTACCCCGGTATTGTCAACTCTCAAATCCAGTTGGATAACCTCCAGTGGGAATCGATTACACAATCAAATATAGGTATTGAACTGAACATGTTTAATGACAGGCTCTTTATCCAGGGCGATCTATATAAAAAGAAGAGTACAAACATTCTTTTCCAGGACTACAAACTTCCTACATCATCAGGATTTGATAAGTTGGGTTACCTCAATGCCGGTGAAATGGTCAATAACGGGTGGGAATTAATGTTTGATTACAGGATTATCCGTAAAAAAGATCTCAGGGTATCCGTAAATTTCAATACATCTCATAACGTGAATTCCTTCAGCAGATTTCCGGATAATTTCAACCGCGAAAAATCAACATCCATCCTGAATGAGGAATACCCCCTGCGCTTGCAGGAGGGCCAGCCCATCGGTTCTTTCTTTGGATTCCATTACCTGGGAGTCTACCCGACAAATGAAGCAGCGTATGCTGTTGATGCCAGTGGTAATTTGCTCAGGGATTATAACGGTGATCCGATTCCCATGTCTTATGGAACCTACACATTCAAAGGCGGTGACCCGAAGTATGCGGATATAAATCACGATGGTCGTATCGATTTGAATGACGTAGTATATATCGGTGACTCCAACCCTGATTTTATAGGCGGTTTTGGTGCAGCAGTGAAATACAAGAATTTTGATTTGAATCTTGGTTTCCACTATCGGATGGGTTTCGATATAATTAATAAAGTGGCCATGGAAACCCAGGGTATGAATAATAAAAACAACCAGAGCAAGGCTGTGCTTCGCAGATGGAGGATTGACGGACAGAATGAAAAAGATATGCTGCCCAGGGCTTATATGGGCCATCCTGCCAGCAACCTTGGTTCTGACCGCTATGTAGAAAAAGGCGATTACCTCAGGTTATTGAATGTTATGTTAGGTTATCGCTTTGAAAAGGAATTCTGTGATAAATTGAACCTAAGAACACTGGGTGTTACCTTTAGCGCCAGGAAGCTGTTTACTCTGACCCAATATTCCGGCCAGGATCCGGAGATCGGTCAGAATGCGCAGGATCCGTTCTGGATTGGTGTGGATGAAGCCAATACTCCCCCTCCAAGAGTTTACACAATTGCTGTATCTGTTGGATTCTAA
- a CDS encoding fasciclin domain-containing protein: protein MRKILLFLLLIINLLLAYNCKKEDIYSRPPWLAGKLFSQIKARPELSEFAKCIELTGFDSVINVSGSYTVFAPDNDAFALYFEEHPEFNSVEDIPLSVLSRIVKFHIVQSPWSVYQLQQLDVYGWIDSLDLNNDEPRGFKRETLLREPNMKYGINLRHDVTDLEEGRKYIIVDTLKSNWYRRQAVDSRKYAPIFYQDYFSIYDLKSEDYAFYFGRPFESPNVYFANAKIITKDIFAENGFVHVIDRVVEPLENAFQILSKKNGTYAYDKFLDLINTFPEVDYNEDKTFDQPGADQGLTVDSLFDITYPDLTFSIVNEKTLPPRGTYVPNPTIRYQHGLVAPTNAAFDDFVNTYLVGQGRWGSIAQAPRHIRKMIVSSQMANGPLYPSNFERGFLNGENDLMELDQSTIVEKEYASNCTFIGVNKMLVPKAFTSVTGPVYLRRGYSTAMYAIGQTGLLTALKRPEAHYMLFVENDANLAVDSSLIYTAEREDFAVYNILGKVNSRQPTTITDIRNLILNHIGTELPTGNARKEFIRNLAGNYIVINNETGEVKGSGPSTFGFHGAPVVLHPQELTDITPYNGKVYDIANWMNFTSTTIYNIISSSYPAFHHLLQVAGLVNTTTFSYNFMSDDEYYTVFAPTDAVLAEFDYASLPKEQLKKFLMMHFVQGSLIFTDGRMPAGYYETARVDEKSTQYSKIYTKIYITPGSDAIYFRGKDGFTNITVNESDATNKMAARIINPNAATTFPTLVTNGVLHEINGVLNYSDLDTE from the coding sequence ATGAGGAAGATTTTACTTTTCTTATTGCTGATAATTAACCTGTTATTGGCATATAATTGCAAAAAGGAAGATATCTATTCCAGACCACCCTGGCTCGCCGGAAAACTTTTCTCACAGATCAAGGCAAGGCCCGAATTGAGCGAGTTTGCAAAATGCATTGAATTAACTGGTTTTGATAGTGTGATTAACGTTTCGGGAAGTTATACCGTATTTGCTCCTGACAATGATGCATTTGCCCTTTACTTCGAAGAACATCCGGAATTCAATTCAGTTGAGGACATTCCACTAAGCGTATTAAGCCGCATAGTTAAATTCCACATTGTTCAGAGTCCATGGAGCGTTTACCAGTTGCAGCAACTTGATGTGTACGGCTGGATTGACTCACTCGACCTGAATAACGACGAACCGAGGGGATTTAAACGGGAAACCTTGTTGAGAGAACCTAACATGAAATACGGTATTAACCTCCGTCATGATGTCACCGATCTTGAAGAGGGAAGGAAATACATTATTGTGGATACGCTGAAATCAAACTGGTACCGCAGGCAGGCAGTTGATTCAAGAAAATATGCCCCTATTTTTTACCAGGATTACTTTTCAATTTACGATCTGAAATCGGAGGACTATGCCTTTTATTTTGGCCGTCCTTTCGAGTCGCCTAACGTTTACTTTGCTAATGCAAAAATCATAACAAAGGACATTTTTGCTGAAAATGGTTTTGTTCATGTTATTGACAGGGTAGTGGAGCCTCTTGAAAATGCCTTTCAGATCCTTAGTAAAAAGAACGGGACATACGCCTATGATAAATTCCTTGACCTTATCAATACTTTTCCCGAAGTTGATTACAACGAAGATAAAACCTTTGACCAGCCCGGTGCTGATCAAGGTTTGACTGTTGACTCGCTGTTCGACATTACCTATCCTGACCTGACTTTTTCAATAGTAAATGAAAAAACTTTGCCACCCAGGGGAACTTATGTGCCCAATCCTACAATCCGCTATCAACATGGTTTAGTGGCACCTACAAACGCTGCTTTTGACGATTTTGTCAATACTTACCTGGTTGGCCAGGGACGCTGGGGATCCATCGCACAGGCTCCCCGGCATATAAGGAAAATGATCGTTAGTTCCCAAATGGCTAACGGTCCCCTTTACCCCAGCAATTTTGAACGCGGCTTTCTTAACGGTGAAAACGACCTGATGGAATTGGATCAGTCAACCATTGTTGAAAAGGAATACGCCAGCAATTGTACCTTTATTGGTGTCAACAAGATGCTTGTTCCTAAGGCTTTTACAAGTGTAACGGGCCCTGTTTATCTTCGCAGGGGTTATTCAACCGCCATGTATGCCATCGGTCAGACGGGTCTGCTCACAGCGCTTAAAAGGCCTGAAGCACATTACATGCTTTTTGTTGAAAACGATGCCAACCTGGCCGTCGATTCATCACTGATCTATACGGCCGAACGTGAAGATTTCGCCGTGTATAACATATTGGGTAAAGTAAACTCAAGACAACCTACCACTATAACAGATATCCGTAACCTGATCTTAAATCATATCGGAACGGAATTGCCCACAGGTAATGCAAGGAAAGAATTTATCCGTAACCTGGCAGGAAATTACATTGTGATCAACAATGAAACAGGCGAAGTAAAAGGAAGCGGTCCCTCCACTTTTGGATTTCATGGTGCTCCTGTAGTTTTACATCCGCAGGAACTCACGGATATAACCCCATATAACGGGAAAGTTTACGATATAGCCAACTGGATGAATTTCACATCCACTACGATATATAATATAATATCTTCTTCCTATCCCGCCTTTCACCATCTTCTGCAGGTAGCGGGACTTGTTAATACAACCACTTTCAGCTATAATTTTATGTCGGATGATGAATACTACACTGTGTTTGCTCCGACTGATGCTGTGCTTGCGGAATTCGATTATGCATCATTGCCCAAAGAACAGCTTAAAAAATTCCTGATGATGCATTTTGTCCAGGGTTCTTTGATTTTTACTGACGGAAGAATGCCTGCGGGTTATTATGAAACTGCCCGTGTGGATGAGAAATCTACCCAATACAGTAAAATCTATACCAAGATTTACATAACACCCGGATCAGATGCTATTTATTTCCGTGGGAAAGACGGATTCACCAACATTACAGTGAATGAATCCGATGCGACTAATAAAATGGCTGCCCGCATTATCAATCCGAATGCGGCCACCACTTTCCCCACACTCGTAACAAACGGTGTATTGCATGAAATCAATGGTGTCCTGAACTATAGTGACCTTGACACTGAATAA